A segment of the Candidatus Krumholzibacteriia bacterium genome:
GCGGCGGCCCTGGGGCTCTTCTGGACTCATCCATGGCCCGCGGTGGGGGCGGCGGCGATCCTCGTCATGGCCTGGGGGGACGCGGCCGCTTCGCTGATCGGGCGGCGCCACGGCCGTCATGTCTACCGGGCCTGGGGCCACCCGCGGACCCTGGAGGGAAGCGCGGCCATGTTGGTGGTGGGAGTGGCCGGCATTCTGGTGGGTTTCGTGTCGTTGGGGCGGCCGATCGACGGTGGCGTGGTCGCGGCTGCCGCGCTGGCCGCGGCCGTGGGAACCGCACTGGAGTCGATCTCGTTGTGGGGCTTCGACAACCTCCTGGTGCCGGCGGGGGTGGCCGCCACGCTCGTGCTGACCTTCGGGAGCGTGTGGGGGTGACCGACGTCGCAACGACCTGGGCGACGGCCGTGGCCGTGAACCTCGTGCTCGGGGGACTGGCCTGGTGGCGAGGTGCCGTCAGCCGGAGCGGGTTCGTCGGCGGTGCCCTGATCGGGACGCTGATCCTCGCACTGGGAGGGGGCGGCGCCTATCTCACCCTGTGCGCCTTCTTCGTCGTGGGAACGGCAGCCACGCGCCTGGGCTACTCGAGGAAGGCCCGTGCGGGGCTGGCCCAGGAGGAGAGGGGACGACGGGGAAGTCGGCACGCCCTGGCGAACTGCGCGACGGGGACCGTCCTCGCGGTGTCCATGGCGTTCTGGCCCGCGATCGCTCCGGCGGTGGGCCTCGTGGCGGCCTTCGCGACCGCCGCGAGCGACACCCTGGGCAGTGAGATCGGTCAGTTGTACGGCCGGCGCCCCTACCTTCCGACCACGTTCCGGCCCGTGCCTCCCGGGACCGAGGGCGCCGTGTCCCTCGAGGGCACACTGGCGGGCGTCCTGGGGTCGACGGCCCTCGGAGCACTCGGTTGGGCGAGTGGGATGTTCCCACCCCTCGGAATCGGTGTGGTCGTGATCGCCGCGTTCGTGGGGACCACCGTCGAGAGCTACGTCGGGGCGATCTGGGGCCGCGAGGCCCGGATCGGGAACGAGGCGATGAATTTCCTGAACACGCTGGTGGGTGCAGCGGTCGCGGTGCTCATCGTGTGGCCGCTGGGCTGGGGGCGTCCGTGAGGACGGAACCGGATCGGCAGGGCTCCGGACGCGGCCGGGGGACGGTTCCCGACGGCGACCGCGCCCGGACCGGCGCGCGGCGCGACGTCCCCGGGCCAGGACGACACATCGGGGGGCACATCGGGTGACGACCCTCCGCAATCGGCCACGGACGACCGCAACTGTCCCAGTGCGAACGGCTTTCGCGAACACACGGGCGCGTTTCCGGGGCTTGTTCGCCTCGGTACGGGTCTGCTAGACTCAGAACTCCACGGGAGAACGACGAAGCCGACGGGGGGACGCGGCGTCGTTCGAGCTACCCACCCGATCCACGCGGTCGCGCGGCACAGAGCCCGCGATCCGTGAGCACGCCAACCCCAACCGGAGGGTCGGCCAGGCACGAGGCGATCGAAATCGACCGGAGCCGCGCGAAGCGCGGTGATGGCGACCGAGAGGACGAGCAGGACCGGGAACCCACGGGTGCCCCCGCTCGTTCACTCGTGCCGAGTGGACGCGAAGTTGCTGGTGACGGCACCGGGCAACCGACGAGGGGATCGCCGGCGTGGATCGGTCGACGACCGGTCGCGGCGGCGCAGGGTAGAAGGTCTTCACGATCATGATCCGGATTCCGCGTCGCGGTCCCCGCGGGGTCTGAACCGGCGGTCGTCGAATCCGATGCAACGGTTCGGTTCCGGCGAGTGCCGGGGCGCGCGAGCCGGATGGCGTCGAGGATCGTGCCAGAGGTCGGCTGATGTACGAACAACACTTCGGATTCCACACCATGCCTTTCCGGGTCGTTCCGAGCCCGTCGTTCCTGTTCCCGTCGGACACGCACGAGGAGAGCCGGGCGCGGATCCTGTACGGAATCCGGGAGAACCGCGGATTCGTGGTCGTGACCGGTGCCGTCGGGCTGGGCAAGACCACGGTCTTGCTGTCGGTGCTGGAGGAACTCGAGGACTCGCTCGAGATCGCGCTCGTGGTTCATCCGGTGCAGTCGTTCCGCGAGCTCCTGCGGCTCGTCTGCCTCGAGTTCGGAGTGCAGTTCGCCTCCGACGACGAGGTGACGATGCTCTGGGAGCTGAATCTCTTCCTGGTCGAACGGTTGTCCGAGGGCAAGAACTGCGTGCTGATGATCGACGAGGCGCAGAATCTGCCGGTCGAGGTCCTCGAGCGGGTCCGGACCCTGAGCAACCTGCAGACCGAGAGTTCGTCGTTGCTGCAGATCGTGCTCGTGGGCCAGCCCGAGCTGAGGACGAATCTCGACGACCCGCGTTTGCCGCAGCTCCGTCAGCGGGTCGGCGTGTGGCACGAGATCGGCCCATTGGACCGCGAGGACACCCGGAGCTACATCCGGCATCGCCTGAGGCTGGCCGGGGCGAGCGCACCCGAGGAACTGGCCCCGGAGTCCGTCTGCGATCGAGTCTTCTCGGCCACCCGCGGAATTCCCCGGCTGGTGAACCAGGTCTGCGACACCGCACTGGTGATCGCCTACGGACGCGACAGGAAGGTCCTCGGGACCGACCACGTCGACGAGGCCCGGCGCGAGTTGCGGCTGGACGTTGCGCCCGCTCCGAAGGCGCCGAACGCGAAGGCGGCGGCGGTCGAGGCACCCGATCCGGCCCCGTCCCCGCCCGAAACGGTCCCGGCCGACTCCCCGACGGCGACACGTCGGCACCAGTGGCTGCCGCCGGTCGCCGCGGTCGTGATCCTGGCACTGTTGGTGCTCGCTGCCTTCCGATTCGGGTTCGTGCCGGACTGGCCGCTGTCGTGGGCCACCGCGTCCGACGAGTCGGGGTCCGAGGTCGAGGTGGTGGCCCCCGATCCGACTCCGGCCGCCGCGCAGAGCGCCGCGACGCGATCCGTGCCGGAGTCCTGGCTCGCGTCGGTGTCCGACGTCCGGTCCTGGCGCGAACAGGGGCGTCCCGTCTACACCGCCTACGTGGCGAGTTTCCGCGACCCCGATGCGGTCGCCCGGTTCGCGGACGACCTCGTCGTCGAGAACGAGGACTGGACCGTCCCCCTCTTCGTCGAGACCACCGGAGACGACCCACCCTGGCACCGCGTCTACGGTGGCGCCTACGCCGACCGCTCGGACGCCCAGCGTTTCGCCAGGAAGATCAAACAGGACGGAAGTGTGGACTTCGCACACGTGAAGAGACTGGCGCCCACGGCCGAGGACATCCTACCTTCGGTGTTCACGGCTCCCGCCGAATCCAACCCGGGAGAGTCGGGATGAGCAGTATCCGTGAGGCCCTCAAGCGCGCCGAGCGAGAGCGCCGCGCGCGCCTGGTGGGCGACGATTCCCCGCCATCGCACGCCACTGCCGTACCCGAGGCCGATCCGGTCTCGGCGGTGCCCGAGGCAGCGCCTGCCCGTCGATCCGATCCCACGCCCGCGGATCTGCGGGTCGTCCATCCGAACCCGGTTCCGCTCGTCGAGGTCCCGATCGAGCTGACCGAGGAGCTCGGACGGTTCCGGCACGCCGTCGAGAGCGCACTGCCGCAGCCGCACCGCACCGTGGCCATGACGAGTGCCAACGGAGGTGAGGGGACGACCACGCTCACGGTGCTCCTGGGAACCAGCCTGGCCGTCCGTGACGGGCGGAAGACCTGCATCGTCGATGCGAACTTCAAGTCGCCGCGTGCGAGCAATGTCTTCGGCCTGCTCGGTCAGCCCGGCTACTCGGACTACTGCACCGGGAAGGCGGAGCTGAGTCGCGTGTTGCGACGTACCGAGTCTCCCGATCTGTTCGTCATGGGAATCGGCACCGACGTCCTCAATCCTTCCCTGGTGCTCAGTCACGAGCGGGCCCGAGGGCTCGCGTCCGAACTCGGACAGCGTTTCGACTACGTCCTGTTCGATTGCGGTCCGGCGCTGACGACCGCCGAGACCACGCAGGTGGCGGCCACGGTCGACGGCACGGTGCTCGTCGTCCGCGCCCATCGGACCAAGCGTGAAGTGCTGGCCAAGGCGGAGAAGATGGTTCGCCTCGGCGGAGGAAGCGTGATCGGCGCCGTGCTGAACCGCCGGCACTTCCCGATCCCGGAACAGATCTACCGGCGCCTCTGATTCCGGAGGCGGCGCTCGCGGCTGCGCTCCGGCTGCTCTTCGTCACCGGGGCCGGGACGACACGTCCGGGCCGCTGACGGCACCCTCGAACGACATCGCGGCGTTCGCCGACGACGCCGCCCCGGGCCGCATCCGGGCCGAGCGGATCCTCCGAGGAGCGCGACGATGAAGCAGCGACGACTTGGCGTGTTCGTGATGATCGATGCGCTGGGCTTCCGATTCCTGCGCGAACACGAGTTCTTGCCGGAGTTGGACTTCCGGGTGGGATTGCGCACCGTCCTCGGCGATTCCGGCGCCTGCCAGCCGACACTGCTCACCGGCCGCCTTCCCCACGCGCACGGCCATGCTGCGATGTTCCAGCGGGCGAACGGCACCACTCCGCTCGCCGTTGCCAGGCGCTACGCCTGGTTGCCGCCGATCGTCCGCGACGACCCCCGCATCCGCCGTCGTATCCACGCGAGGGTCGCCGACCGGATCGACGCCGACTTCTCGCTCTACGAGTGTCCGACGCGCCTGCTGCCCGAGTTCGATCTGGCCGCGCACGGCCGCATGTTCGAGCCCGGCAGCGTGCGCCGAGGGACGAACATCTTCGATCGATTCCGCGAACTGGGAATCCGGTACCGGCACTACGACTCGAGGACCCCGGAGGAGCAGAACATCCTCCGGTCCGAGGACGACCTGCGGTCCGGCGACGTCGAGATGCTCTTCCTGTACCTCCCGGCGCTCGACGGTCTCCTGCACGAGCACGGGACGGCCGGCGACCCGGTGTTCACACACCTCGCATGGTACGAGGACCGGATCCGGCGACTGCGGGAGATCGCCGAGGAAACGGCCGAAGAGGTCGAGCTGTTCGTCTTCAGTGACCACGGCATGAGCGACGTGCACGGCGCGATCGCCCTGGTCCCCGAGATCGAGCGGGTCTTCGGGCGCAACGGCGGTCGCTACCTCGCCTTCTACGACTGGACCATGGCTCGGTTCTGGAGCGACGACCCCGGTCTGCTCGAAGACCTGCGGGCCGCACTGGGCGATCGGCACGATGGGCGCTGCATCCACGAGGACGAGAAGGCGGAACTGGGGATCGCCTTCGAGGACCGCAGCCAGGGCGACCTCCACTTCGTGGTCGACGAAGGCCTTCTGATCGTTCCCAGCTACATGGGGCGTACCATGTTGGCCGGCATGCACGGTTACCACCCCGACGCGGTCGACGCCGATGCGTGTCTACTCGGGAACTTCTCGCCGTCGCTCGATCCGACCCACATCCGCCATGTCTACGACCTGATGGACGCCACGGCGGGCCGGCTGGTCGGGGAACGCGTGTGACGGGCGTCCTGCGCCCCGTCGATTCCCGGAGTCCGATCGCGCGTGGCGTCGAGGTGCGGGCCCGTGCGTCAGAGCA
Coding sequences within it:
- a CDS encoding DUF92 domain-containing protein, which produces MTDVATTWATAVAVNLVLGGLAWWRGAVSRSGFVGGALIGTLILALGGGGAYLTLCAFFVVGTAATRLGYSRKARAGLAQEERGRRGSRHALANCATGTVLAVSMAFWPAIAPAVGLVAAFATAASDTLGSEIGQLYGRRPYLPTTFRPVPPGTEGAVSLEGTLAGVLGSTALGALGWASGMFPPLGIGVVVIAAFVGTTVESYVGAIWGREARIGNEAMNFLNTLVGAAVAVLIVWPLGWGRP
- a CDS encoding CpsD/CapB family tyrosine-protein kinase — its product is MSSIREALKRAERERRARLVGDDSPPSHATAVPEADPVSAVPEAAPARRSDPTPADLRVVHPNPVPLVEVPIELTEELGRFRHAVESALPQPHRTVAMTSANGGEGTTTLTVLLGTSLAVRDGRKTCIVDANFKSPRASNVFGLLGQPGYSDYCTGKAELSRVLRRTESPDLFVMGIGTDVLNPSLVLSHERARGLASELGQRFDYVLFDCGPALTTAETTQVAATVDGTVLVVRAHRTKREVLAKAEKMVRLGGGSVIGAVLNRRHFPIPEQIYRRL
- a CDS encoding AAA family ATPase — its product is MYEQHFGFHTMPFRVVPSPSFLFPSDTHEESRARILYGIRENRGFVVVTGAVGLGKTTVLLSVLEELEDSLEIALVVHPVQSFRELLRLVCLEFGVQFASDDEVTMLWELNLFLVERLSEGKNCVLMIDEAQNLPVEVLERVRTLSNLQTESSSLLQIVLVGQPELRTNLDDPRLPQLRQRVGVWHEIGPLDREDTRSYIRHRLRLAGASAPEELAPESVCDRVFSATRGIPRLVNQVCDTALVIAYGRDRKVLGTDHVDEARRELRLDVAPAPKAPNAKAAAVEAPDPAPSPPETVPADSPTATRRHQWLPPVAAVVILALLVLAAFRFGFVPDWPLSWATASDESGSEVEVVAPDPTPAAAQSAATRSVPESWLASVSDVRSWREQGRPVYTAYVASFRDPDAVARFADDLVVENEDWTVPLFVETTGDDPPWHRVYGGAYADRSDAQRFARKIKQDGSVDFAHVKRLAPTAEDILPSVFTAPAESNPGESG
- a CDS encoding alkaline phosphatase family protein, which produces MKQRRLGVFVMIDALGFRFLREHEFLPELDFRVGLRTVLGDSGACQPTLLTGRLPHAHGHAAMFQRANGTTPLAVARRYAWLPPIVRDDPRIRRRIHARVADRIDADFSLYECPTRLLPEFDLAAHGRMFEPGSVRRGTNIFDRFRELGIRYRHYDSRTPEEQNILRSEDDLRSGDVEMLFLYLPALDGLLHEHGTAGDPVFTHLAWYEDRIRRLREIAEETAEEVELFVFSDHGMSDVHGAIALVPEIERVFGRNGGRYLAFYDWTMARFWSDDPGLLEDLRAALGDRHDGRCIHEDEKAELGIAFEDRSQGDLHFVVDEGLLIVPSYMGRTMLAGMHGYHPDAVDADACLLGNFSPSLDPTHIRHVYDLMDATAGRLVGERV